In Akkermansia muciniphila ATCC BAA-835, the genomic stretch ATACGGCCTATGGCCGCTCCGCACGGGACAAGGTTATGTTTTAATGCGGCTTTCCGTGAAGGGATGGCCATCCGGAATTTTTTCATTGCTTTAAAGAACCGCGCGTGACGGAGGAATAAGTCTTTTTCCTTATTTTGCGCTGGGAAATATTCTTCAGGGGAGGCGCGATGCCATAGTGGTTCTTTCTGCTGAGCACGGGGTAATTAAGCATTGTATAGATCAATGTATGTGCTACGATTCTTCCGCATTTAATAATCATGCTTTGCCGTTTCCTTGGAACCGGATTAATTTTTCAACTAACAGGATATGAGTAAAATAAGCCATATAAAATATATGGTGCTTTGCAATCTTCCCTACCGTTTGCGGGAAATCGCCGGACGGATTGCGAAGAAATGCAGGAGAAGGAAAGACCGGTCTCTTGAAGCGAAGCTGGAGGATATTCGCAATTTGCTTATTTATAACCACCCTATTTCCTCAGTTCCCCCGGCGACGGGGAAGTTGAGGCTCCTTCAGGACGGCAATACGGTTTTGCTGGCCCTTTTTGCGCGCAAATGCCGGGAAAACGGACTGCGGTACTGGCTGGATTACGGCACTTTGCTGGGGGCGGTAAGGCACAGGGGCTTTATTCCGTGGGATGATGATCTGGATGTGAGCATGATGAGGCCGGAGTTCGACCGCCTGCTGGAACTGCTTCCCGTTCTTTTCCCCCGTGAGGAAGGATTTACCTGGAACAGGCACGCCTTTCTGCAAATAGGATATGAGGGCACCCCCCTCAACCTTGATGTGTATCCCTATCATTTTTATGCAGAGAGTCTTTCATCTCCGGAACAGCATGAAAAGCTGGACAGGCTTTTGAGCGGATTTAAGAAAGACGTGGTGCTGGTAGGTTCCAGGATGAACCTGACCGATGGGCAGGTTCAGGAGAAAATCCGCCAGGATATTCTGGAAGGAAGGGATGCTGCCGGGGAAGATGAAGCCCCCGGGATTTTTCTTTCTCCTGCCATTACGTTTACAAAAAACACGCACCTTTCCTATGAAACGTTCTTTCCCCTTGGCTCCGCAGAATTTGAGGGGATAATATTTTCCGTGCCCAACCATGCCCGCCAGTACCTGCAATTTTTTTACGGCGACTATCTGTCTTATCCGGAACGCATCCAGTTCAAGCATCCTTCCGTGAAGGCCATGGTGGAGAAGGTTCCCTTTGAGGCGGCGGTCAACCGTTTCATTGACGTTTACGGAAAGCGGATTGATGCGCTCATGCCATGAAAACGGTTATTACTTACGGAACCTTTGATTTGCTGCACACGGGGCACGTGAATCTGCTGAAGAGAGCCCGGAAACTGGGGGACCGGCTCATCGTCGGCGTGACTACGGACAGTTACGACCAGAGCCGCGGCAAGCTGAATGTCATGGAGAGCCTGGAGGAACGCATGGAAAATGTGCGGAAAACCGGTCTGGCGGATCTCATTATTAAGGAAGAACTAGAAGGGCAGAAGATTCATGACATACGGAAGTACGGGGCGGATGTTTTTGTGATTGGCTCCGACTGGTCGGGGAAATTTGACTATCTTCGCGATTATTGTGAGGTGGTTTACCTGGAACGCACCAAGGGCGTTTCTTCAACAGACCTCCGTTCCGCCCGGAATCCCATTGTATATATGGGAATTGCAGGTCACGGGCGCATAGCGGGCCGTTTTCTCCGGGAGTCCAAATATGTCAGCAATATTGAAATAACAGCCGTTTTCGGAAGGAATGAGGAGAAAGTCCGCCGTTTTGCAGAGTTCCACGCTCTGCTGGAATATTATACGGAATACGAACAGTTTCTGGACCGGGTTCATGCCGTTTATATTGCCGTCCCCCATCATCTCCATTATGAAATGGCCAGGAGGGCCCTGTTGCGGGGGAAGCATGTATTGTGCGAGAAGCCTCTTGCCCTTGCCCGGGAGGAGGCGGAAGAGCTGTTCCGGCTGGCCGAAGAGAAAGGAGTCGTTTTGCTGGAAGCCCTTAAAACTGCGTTTTGTCCGGCTTTCCAGCAACTGACCAGTTTGGCGGGGAGCGGCATTATTGGTTCCATCAAGGCGGTGGACGCCACGTTTACCAAGCTGATAGAGGATGAGGCTGCCAGGGAGTATGACCCCATGCAGGCCGGAGGCGCCTGGACGGAACTGGGTTCCTATCCCGCCTTTGTCATTGGGAAGCTTCTGGGAACCGAGCCCCGCAGGATTCGTTTTGTTACTTGCAGAAAGCCTCATACGGGCGTGGACGTGTTCACGCGCGCGGAATTTCTTTATTCCAATGCAGTAGCCACCGCCACGGCAGCCATAGGAGCCAAGCAGGAAGGGGACTTGTGCATTACCGGAACGGAGGGGTATATTTATGTGCCGGCGCCTTGGTGGAAGACGGAGATGTTTGAAGTGCGGTTTGAGGATGCCCGGCTCAACAGGAAATATTTTGCCAATTTTGAAGGGGATGGGCTGCGTTATGAACTTGGCGCGTTTTTGCGCCTGATTCATGGCTGCCAGCACGGCAACCGTCTTTTGACCCGTGAGGATTCCGTGTTCATGGCTGATGTTGCCTCCCGTTTCAGGAGAGGGTATTGCGTGGAAGAGATCAGTTAGAAAGAAGAGGCCTTCTTACACCTGTGGAATTCTGGGGTAGTGCCGACGGAACTTTTTCTTGGAACCGTTTTGTTTCGCATGAATGGAAGCCATCCTATTATTTCTTCCGAAATGGGGAGAATCTGTTCAGTATGGAGGTGTTCCATTCCACAAAGGACTGGAGTGTAGGAACCGGAATGTTTAATTGCTCCGCCAGATAGCAAATGGGTTTGGTGCCCAGAGGAACATCTTCCGTAAAGTAACGGGAAGAAAAATCGGGAATCCATCCTTGTTTCCGGCGGGTCATGGGAGCTTTAACCCCATGGAATGCCGGAATAGATTGAATCTTTTTAGTCAACTCTACGGCATTTCTGGATTCATAATAATCTAGGACGGGAATGATGTCCTTTCCGATTTCCATGCCGGGACAACAGGAACAGAGGGTCAGAAGTTCTCTATCTGCCTGGATGTACAACTCACTGGCCTCCTCCGTCCATTCTTCATAAAAAAGAAACTGCTTGTCATAAAACGTTCCTTCCCTGTAGTGGCGAAACAGACTCATGCAGCGGGAAGGGTGGAGAAGGGGGTTGGAGTTGGTCAACAGAAAGGGCCAGGGAGAAGAAAGATGAGTCAGAGGAGTGTCAAATAAGGTTTCCAACATGGCGGACCAATGTTCGGCATTATTTCCTGGGGCTACCCATATCCTGTTAAGAGGGCGGCTTCCGAGAATGGAGACGGAATGTCCATATTCCTGCGTCCGACAAATCAGGGGAACCTTGTATATTCCCATCAGGCTGACGGTGGAAGTCCAAGAGGGATCTTCTGCCATCTCCATGACCTCCGGAGTACCGGGTACAATAACGAGCCCCTGTTCTCGATGCAGATAGGGTTTAATGCGGTGGCATACCTCCCGAATGCCAAAGCGGGGAACCGCCACCAGCACAAGGTTGCAGTCTTTCAATGTTTCCGGATGGTTGCTGATATGCCCTAGGGGAGCATGGTGCGTAGTACCGTTTGGAAAGATAGCGGAGAGACTTTTTCCCCATTGATTAGGGTTTCGGGTTAGGATATTGACATGTAGGCCGCGTGTACCCAGCCATCCCGCCATGGCATGGGCCAGGTTGCCGCCGCCGCAAATGCCTATGACAGGAGTGGAAATTGTATTCATCAGGAGGCTGAAGTGGAACAGGATGAAAAAGGGGATTCTCCGTTAGTGGGACAAGTAGAAGACGGTTCCGAGCCGGTTTCTGCATGCATGGCCCGGACCAGGGCATCATTGTCGGTTGCGTCTCTGACGGCGATACGGATGAATTCTCTGCCTTCAAATCCTTTTTTCCGGCTACAGTCCTTAACAAGGATGGAGTGGTTTTTCAGCAGAAGGCCGGTCAGGGAGCGGGCTTTCATGGGGGGCTTGACCTCGCACATGAAATAGTTTGCCTGGGAGGGGAAAACGTTCAGGAAAGGCACGCGGGAGAGTTTCTGCATGAAGCGGTCCCGTTCCTTCATGAAACGGTTGCACGCGCGCACGTAGGATTGCTCGTATTTCCCGAAGATTTGCATGTAGAATTCCGCGATGGAATTGATGTTCCAGATGGAAACGTCTTTTTTTATCCATGCCGCCAATTCCCTGTCTGCGGAGGCCAGAACACCCAGGCGGAGGCCCGGAACGCCGTAGGATTTGGAAATGCTTTTTACCACGGCCAGGTGGGGATATTCTTCCAGGATGCCGTCTTTCAGCAGCGTATTGTCCGGCATTCCGCAGGAGAAGTCTACAAAGGATTCATCCACGATCAGGCGGATGCCGCGGGTTTTTGTCCACAGGCAGAGGCGTAGCACATCGCCTTTCGGCAGGAAGAATCCGGAAGGGTTTCCCGGATTGACGAGGAGCAGGGTACCGATGTCTTTCCCGGAAAAGAATTCCATCAGGTCGTCCGCCGTATAAGTGAAATTCCGGGAAGCGGTATGGAAGGGAACCACCATATCCGGTTTCACCCGGTTGGGGTATTCTTCAAAGGTAGGGTAGATGACCCCCATTTTCCCTTCCAGGCGGGACATGAGCGCCTTAATGAGTTCCGCCGCGCCGTTGCCGATGCAGATGTATTCCTGGCTGATGCCGAAGTATTTTGCCGCCAGCAGGCTGTTGACTCTCATTCCGGACGGGTATTCCCTCACTAGGCGTTCAAAATTCGCCTTGAGTTCGGACATGAGGCGTTTGTTGGGGAAATAGGGATTGACCAGGTAACAGAAATCCCTGATGCGGGGATAGCGCCAGTAGCCTCCGTACCGGGATTCCATCAGGCGCAGGTGTTCTTCCCTGTCCGGGGTGAATATGGAGGCTGCGATGTCCAGATCCTGGATGTCGTCTATTTCATACCATGCTTCGCCGCCGAGGCGCAGCGCCTTGATTTCCGGCTTGTCCAGCAGGGCGATGACCCGCAGCACCTGTTCGTAATATTCATTATTGCCCAGGGCTTTGCTGTAGGCTGTAAGAAAGGGGACGTAATGGGTCCGGGAGAATTCCCTGCTGAATTTGTAAATATTGACTGTTTTAAAATATTCCGTCTTTTTCTTGTAGGAGAATTTGCTGCCGGGAATGAATTGCCTGATGTTGTCGTCTTCATCCAGAGTGACGACCGTGCCGTCCATCCAGCTTTCAAATTTGGCGACGAGAGCAAGGCTGGGGTAGGGATGGCGGAGCAGGGCATCAATAACGGAGTCTTCAAAAATCAGGTCGGATTCAAAGAGCAGCGTATCGTCCTGAAGCAGGTGTTCCTTGGCCAGGTACAGGGAATAAATATTGTTGGTGCTGGCGTACAGGGGATTGTCCACATATTCCACAGGGGTGGAAATGTCCAGCTGGGAAAGGAAGGTTTTGAGTTTTTCCCCCTCATAACCCGTAACAATCACGATTTTTTCCAGAGACGGGGAAAGGCGGTCCAATTGTCTCATCATGCGTTCTATCAGCGTCACTCCGTTGACCTGGATCATGCACTTGGTATTGTTCCGGGTGAGCGCTCCCAGTCTTTTTCCCATTCCGGCCGCTAAAATGATCGCCTGCATAAGTATTCTAATTTGTCTTCAGAACCTGAGAAAGAACCGGGAACTATGTTTAACGGATTGAGCATCCGCCGTCAAAGTAAAAATTTCTGTAAGAATATGTTAATGGGATATTACCCGGGCGAAAAGAAAAAACCGCCTTTTATGTTTCATCGCAATCCTTTTATTTTTCATTGATTTAACTTTGGACAGAATGGGAGAAACGTTTAACGGATGCTCAATCCGCTTGTTGCCAATACCGTGGAAAGGGAAGGATAAGGTCTGTCTGCATTTTGGAAAAAGCAGCGTTAATATCATGGAACGGGTGTTTTCTCCGAAAAGGATAATTTGTTTTTCATTGACTTGTAAAAAGTGGGGGATAAGGTTCTGATTCTGCCGGATGTGCTTTCCTGGAAAAATGAATCATATCCTGCGTGTTTTTGACCCAATTTATCTGCGATGAAGCTGCCATCATTCATTACCGCCGGAAGGACTGGAAAATTAGTAAGGGGAAAGCATTGGTGGGTGACGGAAGTCCGGTGCTGCGGCCTGAAAGTGCTTTCTTCCTGCACGGATAGGAAAAAGCGTTTCATCCGTTTTTTCGGTATTCCATGCGGACGGTTCAAGGTGGGCCGGGAAGGTGAAGCCTCCCAATTGGGCAAACTGGTAAAAGCTACCGTTCGGGCCGAGGAGATGCCCCAGGCGTCCGGAGTGCTGAGGATTGTGCAGCAGGCCATGACCTGTTTTTTGAATGAAGTGGCCGGAATTCTTGAGGAGGGCGGTTATCCGTACTGGCTTGATTTCGGGACGCTGCTGGGCGCGGTGCGGCACCGGGGCTTTATCCCCTGGGATGACGACCTGGATATTTCCATGCTGCGTGAAGATTATGAAAGGTTGAGGGCGAACGCCGCCGGGCTTTTCGGTTCGCGCGGTTTCTCCGTCAGTATGGATCCGTTCATCCAGATAGGGTTGCCGGGCACGTTGTGCAATGTGGACATTTTCCCGTATGACACGGCCCCTGCCGCGTGGTCTCCGGATGCTCCTGAAGAAAGGGAGTGGCTGCTGCGCGGTTACAAGGCATCCGGAATGCTTGATTATGAGGCAGATTCCTCCTGCCGCTACCGGACGCGGTGTTCTTATGAGGAAAAGATGGCGATCCGGGACCGGGTGGTGATGGGAGGACGGCGGCCGGCGGATGGAGGAAACATTTTCCTGGGATTTGAGATTCCTTTTGCCGGCCCGTGCCGCCATTCCTTCCGCCATGAATGGCTGTTTCCGCTTTCCCGCGTTCGGTTTGAGGGGAGGGATTTCCCGGCCCCCAGGATTCCTGAAATGGTGTTGTACGGCCAGTACGGGGACTGGGGAGTGCTGCCGGATTCTCCCCCTGTGCATTTTGATTTGAACCACATTTCCAAGGAGGTTCTGGCCAGGATGATGTACATGCGTGATACGGGGCGCCTTCCCGGGCGCGATTAAAGGGCCGCGCCCTTTTCTTCCCCCGCAGGGAGAAGCCCTTCTTTCTTCCTTGACCCTGCTGATTGAGGAGGGGTATCATCAGATAATGAGAAGACCCCCGATACCCGGCTTGGTGATGGCGGACGGATGGCTCCAGCCGTATTCCCGCCAGATACGCGACCGCCAGCGTCTGTTTGACCTGAAAATGAAGAGGATCAATCAGCGCGCCGGCTCTCTGGAGGAATACGCGCGCGGATACCGCTATTACGGTTTCAACAGAGACGCGGAGACGGGGGCGTGGACATACCGGGAATGGGCTCCCGCCGCCCGCAGGGTGTCCCTGATTGGGGATTTTAACGGCTGGAACCGGGAGAGCCACCCGCTGGAGCGGAATGAGCGCGGCGTGTGGGAAATTACGCTGCCGCCTGATGCGCTGGCCCACGGGCAGAAGGTGAAGGTGCACGTGGTCGGTGCGGACGGCACGGGCAGAGATCGCATTCCCGCATGGATTACCAGGACCGTCCAGGATCCGACCACTTATGATTTTGCCGGGGAGATCTGGATGCCGGAACACCCCTATGAATGGCGGAATAACGGTTTTGATCCCTCCCGGGTGGAAGTTCCGTTCGTGTATGAAGCGCATGTAGGCATGGGCGGGGAAGAAGGGCGCGTGCATACGTACCGCGAGTTTGCGGACGAGGTTCTCCCCCGGATCGCCAGGCTGGGTTACAATACCGTCCAGCTGATGGCGATCCAGGAGCACCCCTATTACGGTTCCTTCGGCTACCACGTTTCTTCCTTTTTCGCCCCTTCCTCCCGTTTCGGCGAGCCGGAGGACCTGAAGTACCTGATAGACCAGGCGCACGGCCTGGGCATCGCCGTGCTGCTGGACGTGGTGCATTCCCACGCCGTGAAGAACGAGGCGGAAGGGCTGAACAATTTTGACGGTTCCGGAGGCATGTATTTCCTGCCCGGGGAGCGCGGCCGCCATCCGGACTGGGATTCCTGTTGTTTTGATTATGGCCGGGACGAGGTGATTGAATTCCTCCTGTCCAATGTCCGCTGGTGGCTGGAAGAGTTCCGTTTTGACGGCTTCCGTTTTGACGGCGTGACATCTATGCTGTATTTCCACCGCGGGCATGAGCCGTTCGGGGATTTGGGCGCCTACTTCGGCTCTTCCGTGGATCTGGATGCCGTGGCTTATCTGCAGCTGGCCGCCACGCTGATTCAGCGGGTGAAGCCGGGCGCCATAGCGATTGCTGAGGACATGTCCGGCATGCCGGGATTGTGCCGCCCGGTGGACGAAGGGGGGATTGGTTTTTCCCACCGTCTGGCCATGGGCATTCCCGATTACTGGATTAAGCTGCTCAAGGAGAAAAAGGATGAGGAATGGAGCATGGGCGATATGTGGCACACGCTGACCAACAGGCGCTACGGCGAGCCGCATGTGGCCTATTGCGAGAGCCATGACCAGGCCCTGGTGGGGGACAAGACTCTGGCGTTCCGCCTGATGGATGCGGAAATGTACTGGAAAATGGCCGTGGACCAGCAGAGCCTCATTATTGACCGCGGCATGGCGCTGCACAAGATGATCCGCCTGGTGACGTTGGCTACCGGGGGGGAAGGCTGGCTGAATTTCATGGGCAACGAATTCGGGCATCCGGAATGGATTGATTTTCCGCGCGAAGGCAACGGCTGGTCTTACGAATACTGCCGCCGCCAGTGGTCCCTGGTGGACAATCCTTCCCTCAGGTTCAAGTTCCTGAATGCCTTTGACCAGGCGATGGTCCGCCTGGCGCAGGAAGCCCGCCTGCTGAATAATCCGCCGCCTTTCCCGCTTAATATTGACGAGACCAACCATGTCATGGCATTCCACCGCGGCGGTCTGTTGTTTGTGTTCAACTGGTCCGGAGACAGGGCTATCATGGATTACATGCTGCCCGTTCCCCAGAAGGGGGAATGGCGGGTAGTGCTGGATACGGACAACGCCCGTTTCGGCGGTTTCGGGAGGCAGGATGTTTCCATGCCGCATTTTACGGATGGGGAGGGGAATCTTTCCCTGTACCTGCTGCCGCGTACGGCCCTGGTCCTGAAGAGGGTAGGTTCCGCCGTCATGGCCCGCCACCCGGGGCGGGAGGATTAGCGTGCAATTCCAAAAACGGACGGTTTACTTATCCGTTCGTGAAAGGGAGCGTAGTGCGGGGCTGCGTACGGAACGCGGGATGGATATGCGCTGTTACTCCCGGAAAGTGTCCGGACGGCAGGCTGTTACCACTGCGCGGGAAGTTCCCGCAAGGGGGGCGCTCCTGAGTCCGCCTTTTTCAGGCGGATGGTCAGGATGTCTGTTTTAAAGTCTTTGGACTTCTCGTTGTTGCGGCCCCACAAAATGGCACCTTGCGTGGTCATTTCCGGATAAAACGTTTTTTCCGTGGAAAGGAAGCCCGGTTTATCCGCCGCAACATGCACGGGCTTGTGCCTGTTCAGGGAGAGCGTGACGGGTGCCTGGCCGGCGTAGTCTCCGTTTACTCGCAGGCTGGCTCCAGAAGGAATGCTGCGGATGGTGATGTCCCGGGAAGAACTGCTGCATGAGAGGCTTGCGCCGCAGAATGCGGAGAGCAGGAGAAGATGCGGGAAAAGGCCGTGAGTCATTGCTCTGGAAAAAATCAATGGTGTTCCGCCATTTTCATGGCGGCCTGCTTGATCTGGGCCGCCATGGAGTTGAGGGCGTTCGCCCTGGTGGGCGCCAGGTGGTCCTTCAGGCCGGTTTTGTCCAGCTTGGACATGTCCGCCTTCAGAATTTCTTCCGGAGGCAGGCCGGAAAGCAGCCGGATGAAGACGGCAATGAGGCCCTTGGTGATGAGGGAATCGCTGTCTGCGTACAGTTTCAGTACGCCGTTGTCCGGTTCCGTGTGAAGCCATACGCGGGATTGGCATCCCTTGATGAGGGAGTTCTCCGTTTTGTAAGCTTCATCCAGCCTGGGCAATTTTTTACCCAGGCTGATGATGTATTCGTAGCGTTCCGTCCAGTCCTGGAACAAATCCAGTTCATCCAGCAGGTCTTGCAGGCGTTCTTCGTAGTTCATGGCTCGGAGATTGGGTAGGATGGGCCGGGCGGGTTATCCCCGGCGGGCGTCTGCAAGCGTGGCGAGCACGGCTTTCTGGGCATGCACCCTGTTTTCCGCTTCCCGGAAGATAACGGGAGCAAAATGTTCCAGCACGTCTTCCGTGATTTCCTTGCCGCGGTAGGCGGGCAGGCAGTGGAAAACGGAGTGGCCGGAGGCGGCATGTTCCAGCAGCTCCCTGTTCACCTGGTAGGGGTAGAAGTGTTTTTCCTTGGACAGTCCTTCCGATTCCTGGCCCATGGAAAGCCAGACATCCGTGTTGATGACGGAAGCTCCCTTGACGGCTTCCACGGGGTCCGTGGTGAAGATGACGTTCTCGCAGTCCAGATGCCTGCGGAAGTCTTCCAGGGGAAGGTAATTGGTAGGGGCTCCGATGGCGAGCGTAAAGCCCAGCCTCTTGGCCGCCCACATCCAAGAGCGGGACATGTTGTTGTCCCCGTCCCCCACGAAGGCGATTTTCATATCCTTCCAGGAACCGGGGCCGTAGATTTCCTCAATGGTAAGCAGGTCCGCCAGGATCTGGCAGGGGTGCTCCTCGTCCGTCAGGGCATTGATGGTGGGAATGCCGGAAAAGCTGGCGAATTCCTCCACCTCCTGCTGTCCGTAAGTCCGGATGGCGGCGCCGTGGATCATACGTCCCAGCACGCGGGCCGTATCCTTGATGGGCTCTCCACGCCCGAGCTGGATGTCATGGACGGAAAGGAACATGGGACGGCCCCCCAGTTCACTGATGCCCACTTCAAAGGAAACGCGGGTGCGGGTGGAGGATTTGGAAAAGATGAGCGCCCAGGTCTGCCCCTTCAGGGGAAGGCGTTCGTGATGGCCGCGTTCCGCCTTAAGCCGGTGGCCCAGGGCGAGCAGGTCCCGGATTTCGTCTCCGGTAAGCTGTTCGATGGAAAGGAGGTTGTTCATGGTTTTTGAAAGGGAATAAAAACGGGAAAGCCGCACCATACTCCCTGTTTTCTTAAAAGAAAAGGGAATAATGCGGCTTTCCAGGGAGGGATGGAGATGCCTTTACTTACAGCCTGGCCGCCGCCTGGTCCGGCCACGGTACGGGAGCGCCTTCACGGGCTCCGGCGGGATTATTCTTCTTGTAGGTGGGCATTTGGGCCTTGCGCTCCTTGAGCAGGGTGGTCATGGTCCTGGCCATGACCTTAACGCGTTCCGGCTGCTGTTCCGCCAGGTTGTGCTCTTCGCTGATGTCCTCCTTGAGGTTGAAGAGTTCGAACTTCTGGTCAGGGTGCCAGTAGATAAGCTTCCAGTCCCCCTGGCGCATGGCCGTGCTGGGGGAATAAAGGGAGTTGTTTCCGTTCCCTTCCCCCCATACGTTGGGCGTGTGGAAGAGCAGGGAGCGGTTGGGATTCATGCTGCCGCCTTTCAGCAGGGCAACAAAGCTTTTGCCGTCCACAACCTGAGGCGCCTGAATTTTTTTTGCTCCTGCTATTTCCAGAATGGTGGGGAAAAAGTCTTCAATGATGACGGGAGTAGTGCAGACGCTTTCCGCCTTCGTGACCCCGGGCCAGTAGACGATCATCGGTTCCCGGATGCCGCCTTCCCGGTTGGAACCCTTGCCGAAGCTAAGCGGGTAATTGGATTCCTTGTTGCCCATGCGCCCGCTGATGGCAAGGCCCCCGTTGTCCGCCATGAAGATGATGACGGTATTTTTATCCAGATTGTTTTTTTTCAGGTATTCCCGGATGTCGCCCAGGCTCTTGTCCATCCCCTGGATCAGGGCGGAATAGCGTTTTTCGTTGTCGGACCATTTGTGGCCGTCATTGGGGTTGGAGTACTCTTCCGCAAACCTCTTGTCATAACCGCGCATGTCGAAGGGGGCATGGATGGCGTAGTGGGACATGTACAGGTAGAAAGGCTTGTCCGCCTCCCTGGGGTTTTTCCGGATGGCGTCCAGGCGTTTCAGTGCCTCCTGCGTCAGGGCTTCCGTCAGGAATGTGTCGTTTTCATAGTAATTATTTTCATCCAGTCCGCGGACATGGAAATTCCCCGTGCCGTATTTCCGGGAACCCCGGTAGTCCGCCGGGCCGCCTATTTCCGTGCCGGCGATATTGTAGTCAAAGCCGAAGAGCCTGGGATTGGCTCCGGGCGTATTTTTGGAGCCGAAATGGGCTTTTCCGCAGTGGATGGTGGTATACCCCTGTTTTTTGAGCAGGGCGGGCAGCCCAAGCACCTGGGTGAAGGGTTTTTCCATCCTGTACTGGATTTTTTCTTCCGTCAGGGGAAGATGGGTGGTTCCGGATGCCCTGGTTCCTGCCGGCTGGATGCCGTTGACGCTCCAGTCTGCGGGAGCCTTGAGCGCTTGATGGCCTGCGTCCGTGGTTTGGTCACGCAGGAGCGTCCAGTTCGTGACGCGGTGGCGGGCGGAGTTCATGCCGGACATGAGGCTGCATCGGCTGGGGGAACAGATAGGCTGCGCGTAGGCGTTCGTGAAGACCATGCCCTGCTTGCCCAGAGCCTCCATGTTGGGCGTGCGGTAGCGCTTGTTCAGGAAAGTAGGTTTGGGAGTGCCGTCCTCTTCCCGCCAAAAGGGCAGGGATGTATCCTGCCAGCCCATGTCGTCCACCAGAAAGAGGATGATGTTGGGGCGTTTCGGTTCTGCCGCGCGGGATGCTTTTACGGAAGCTGCGGAAGCAGAGCAGGCGCTTCCCAGCAGGAACGGGATGAGAAAGGCTGCAATACGGGAAATGTTCATTACTAAGAAAACCAGTACTTATTATAATAACGCATGAGACGGACGTTTCTGTCAAGGATTCGTATTCCCGCGGCAGTTTGTTCGGGAACGCCCCGTTTTTCCGGTGCGGCGTGTACCGGGATGAAAGAGCCTTATTCAAACAGGGCCGGATAGGATTTTCGGGCCAGGGCCGTGCTCAAGTCCACGATAGACCTGCTGTTGGGGGCCTGGAGCGCCTTTTGCGCCATGTCCCGGCACTGGCCGTAGTCCAGATTGCGGATGGCATACCGGATGATGGGGACAAGGTGGACCCCCACGGACATGGAGGTGGCCCCCAGGCCGATCAGCAGGGGAAGCAGGGTGATGTCCCCCGCCATTTCCCCACAGATGGCCGTGGGAATGTTTTCCCGTTCTCCGGCGGTGATCGTCATGTCCATGATGCGTATCACGGCAGGATGCGTGGGGCGGAACATATTGGCGACGCGGTTGTTGACCCGGTCCACGGCAATAGTGTACTGGGTGAGGTCATTCGTGCCTATGGAGAAGAAATCCACCTCGCGCGCCAGCACGTCCGTCATGATGGCGGCGCTGGGCACTTCAATCATGATGCCCACTTTCAAGTCCCGCGCATAGGGGATGTTCTTCCTTTCCAGTTCTTCCCGGCATTCCTGGAGGATGTGCTTGGCTGTGACCACTTCCGTATAGCCGGAGACCATGGGGAACATGATGCCGCAGCCGGGCGTGTCCGCGCAGGCACGGAGAATGGCCCGGAGCTGCTGTTTGAACAGCTCCGGGCGGCTGAGGGAGACGCGGATGCCCCGCCAGCCAAGGAAGGGGTTCGGTTCCGGAGTGCGGAGCTGTTCGCACGGCAGCTTGTCACCGCCTGAGTCCAGGGTGCGGAAGATAACGCCGTGGGGGGAACAGCCTTC encodes the following:
- a CDS encoding LicD family protein; this encodes MVLCNLPYRLREIAGRIAKKCRRRKDRSLEAKLEDIRNLLIYNHPISSVPPATGKLRLLQDGNTVLLALFARKCRENGLRYWLDYGTLLGAVRHRGFIPWDDDLDVSMMRPEFDRLLELLPVLFPREEGFTWNRHAFLQIGYEGTPLNLDVYPYHFYAESLSSPEQHEKLDRLLSGFKKDVVLVGSRMNLTDGQVQEKIRQDILEGRDAAGEDEAPGIFLSPAITFTKNTHLSYETFFPLGSAEFEGIIFSVPNHARQYLQFFYGDYLSYPERIQFKHPSVKAMVEKVPFEAAVNRFIDVYGKRIDALMP
- a CDS encoding Gfo/Idh/MocA family oxidoreductase, with the translated sequence MKTVITYGTFDLLHTGHVNLLKRARKLGDRLIVGVTTDSYDQSRGKLNVMESLEERMENVRKTGLADLIIKEELEGQKIHDIRKYGADVFVIGSDWSGKFDYLRDYCEVVYLERTKGVSSTDLRSARNPIVYMGIAGHGRIAGRFLRESKYVSNIEITAVFGRNEEKVRRFAEFHALLEYYTEYEQFLDRVHAVYIAVPHHLHYEMARRALLRGKHVLCEKPLALAREEAEELFRLAEEKGVVLLEALKTAFCPAFQQLTSLAGSGIIGSIKAVDATFTKLIEDEAAREYDPMQAGGAWTELGSYPAFVIGKLLGTEPRRIRFVTCRKPHTGVDVFTRAEFLYSNAVATATAAIGAKQEGDLCITGTEGYIYVPAPWWKTEMFEVRFEDARLNRKYFANFEGDGLRYELGAFLRLIHGCQHGNRLLTREDSVFMADVASRFRRGYCVEEIS
- a CDS encoding NAD/NADP octopine/nopaline dehydrogenase family protein, whose amino-acid sequence is MNTISTPVIGICGGGNLAHAMAGWLGTRGLHVNILTRNPNQWGKSLSAIFPNGTTHHAPLGHISNHPETLKDCNLVLVAVPRFGIREVCHRIKPYLHREQGLVIVPGTPEVMEMAEDPSWTSTVSLMGIYKVPLICRTQEYGHSVSILGSRPLNRIWVAPGNNAEHWSAMLETLFDTPLTHLSSPWPFLLTNSNPLLHPSRCMSLFRHYREGTFYDKQFLFYEEWTEEASELYIQADRELLTLCSCCPGMEIGKDIIPVLDYYESRNAVELTKKIQSIPAFHGVKAPMTRRKQGWIPDFSSRYFTEDVPLGTKPICYLAEQLNIPVPTLQSFVEWNTSILNRFSPFRKK
- a CDS encoding aminotransferase class I/II-fold pyridoxal phosphate-dependent enzyme; translated protein: MQAIILAAGMGKRLGALTRNNTKCMIQVNGVTLIERMMRQLDRLSPSLEKIVIVTGYEGEKLKTFLSQLDISTPVEYVDNPLYASTNNIYSLYLAKEHLLQDDTLLFESDLIFEDSVIDALLRHPYPSLALVAKFESWMDGTVVTLDEDDNIRQFIPGSKFSYKKKTEYFKTVNIYKFSREFSRTHYVPFLTAYSKALGNNEYYEQVLRVIALLDKPEIKALRLGGEAWYEIDDIQDLDIAASIFTPDREEHLRLMESRYGGYWRYPRIRDFCYLVNPYFPNKRLMSELKANFERLVREYPSGMRVNSLLAAKYFGISQEYICIGNGAAELIKALMSRLEGKMGVIYPTFEEYPNRVKPDMVVPFHTASRNFTYTADDLMEFFSGKDIGTLLLVNPGNPSGFFLPKGDVLRLCLWTKTRGIRLIVDESFVDFSCGMPDNTLLKDGILEEYPHLAVVKSISKSYGVPGLRLGVLASADRELAAWIKKDVSIWNINSIAEFYMQIFGKYEQSYVRACNRFMKERDRFMQKLSRVPFLNVFPSQANYFMCEVKPPMKARSLTGLLLKNHSILVKDCSRKKGFEGREFIRIAVRDATDNDALVRAMHAETGSEPSSTCPTNGESPFSSCSTSAS